In Streptomyces thermolilacinus SPC6, a single genomic region encodes these proteins:
- a CDS encoding UPF0182 family membrane protein has translation MPDRGGGPTGPRIRVGRPSRRARTLLMTLGVLAVLAMLFVMFAGFWTDWLWYRSVEYSSVFTTTLWTKVGMFAVFGLLMGLAVGLNIWLAHRLRPPLSAMSLEQQSLDRYRMGVAPYKKWVLLAITALVGLIAGASASGQWRTWLMWINGVPFGEKDPQFGMDVAFYAFDLPWYRFLLGFGFAATVLSLIAAALTHYLYGGLRVTSPGARATAAATGHLSVLLGVFVSLKAVAYWLDRYGLAVKSSDFKATGNWTGLRFVDANAYLPAKTILFCIAVICALLFFATLWRRTWQLPVIGFGLMVLSAILIGGLYPAIVQKFQVQPNEQAKEAPYIKKNIEATRKAYAIDTTVPENYSGKATVKAKEQLRKDSDAAASYRLVDPNIVSPTFQQLEQKRKYYQFPVTLDVDRYQGKDTVVGLRELNIKGIPKRNWINDHFTYTHGFGAIMATGTSVDATGSPVFTESGLPTTGQMPKYEQRIYYGEKTEQYSIVGGPQKELDYEANGERTTSYRGDSGVSLSNAFNRAAYAVAFSEPQILYSGAIGDGSRILYNRTPKQRVEAVAPWLTIDGDAYPAVVGGRIQWIVDAYTTTNGYPYASRTTLGDSTADSLTAGNQTRTVVAQQNQVNYIRNSVKATVDAYDGTVKLYQWDTKDPVLRTWMKAFPGTVQPKSAISDELKSHLRYPQDMFKVQRELLTRYHVRDAAQFYSGSDAWQVPADPTKKDGNAVPPYYLSMKMPGDTQQRFSLTTTFTPNGRPNLGAFMAVDADATSKDYGRIRLLRVTSEVPGPAQVQSKLNSLPDVATFVRDMKGADSEIEYGNLLTVPLDGGFLYVEPVYAQGRSALYPLLKKVAVSYIDASKPEGDATKDTTVFENSLTDALNAVFGVEGETPTTPPSDTPQEPRPPATGEEGLKRAIADAQKAFNDGEAALKKGDWEAYGKAQQALQEALEQAAKADAERKATDQKPAPGQQPSPAPSAPAAPSAPATPSAPAAPSAPAAPGGTG, from the coding sequence ATGCCGGACCGCGGCGGAGGCCCGACCGGGCCACGGATCAGAGTCGGCCGGCCGTCCCGGCGGGCCCGCACCCTGCTCATGACGCTGGGGGTGCTGGCCGTCCTGGCCATGCTCTTCGTCATGTTCGCCGGGTTCTGGACGGACTGGCTCTGGTACCGGTCCGTCGAATACTCGTCCGTCTTCACCACGACGTTGTGGACCAAGGTCGGCATGTTCGCCGTCTTCGGTCTCCTGATGGGCCTCGCCGTCGGGCTGAACATCTGGCTCGCGCACCGGCTGCGGCCGCCGCTGAGCGCGATGTCGCTGGAGCAGCAGAGCCTCGACCGTTACCGCATGGGAGTCGCCCCCTACAAGAAGTGGGTCCTCCTCGCGATCACGGCGCTGGTCGGCCTGATCGCCGGCGCGTCCGCCTCGGGCCAGTGGCGCACCTGGCTGATGTGGATCAACGGCGTCCCGTTCGGTGAGAAGGACCCGCAGTTCGGGATGGACGTCGCGTTCTACGCGTTCGACCTGCCCTGGTACCGGTTCCTGCTCGGGTTCGGCTTCGCGGCCACGGTGCTGTCGCTGATCGCGGCGGCGCTCACCCACTACCTGTACGGCGGGCTGCGCGTCACCAGCCCGGGCGCCCGCGCCACGGCCGCGGCCACGGGCCACCTGTCGGTGCTGCTCGGCGTGTTCGTGTCGCTGAAGGCCGTCGCGTACTGGCTCGACCGGTACGGCCTGGCGGTGAAGTCCAGCGACTTCAAGGCGACGGGCAACTGGACGGGCCTGCGGTTCGTCGACGCCAACGCCTACCTGCCGGCCAAGACGATCCTGTTCTGCATCGCGGTGATCTGCGCCCTGCTGTTCTTCGCGACGCTGTGGCGCCGCACCTGGCAGCTGCCGGTCATCGGCTTCGGCCTGATGGTCCTGTCGGCGATCCTGATCGGCGGGCTGTACCCGGCGATCGTGCAGAAGTTCCAGGTCCAGCCGAACGAGCAGGCCAAGGAAGCGCCGTACATCAAGAAGAACATCGAGGCGACGCGCAAGGCGTACGCGATCGACACGACGGTCCCCGAGAACTACTCGGGCAAGGCGACCGTCAAGGCGAAGGAGCAGCTGCGCAAGGACTCGGACGCGGCGGCCAGCTACCGGCTCGTGGACCCGAACATCGTCTCGCCGACGTTCCAGCAGCTGGAGCAGAAGCGGAAGTACTACCAGTTCCCCGTCACGCTCGACGTCGACCGGTACCAGGGCAAGGACACCGTCGTCGGCCTGCGCGAGCTGAACATCAAGGGCATCCCGAAGCGGAACTGGATCAACGACCACTTCACCTACACCCACGGCTTCGGCGCGATCATGGCCACGGGCACCTCGGTGGACGCCACGGGCTCCCCGGTCTTCACCGAGAGCGGCCTGCCGACCACCGGCCAGATGCCCAAGTACGAGCAGCGGATCTACTACGGCGAGAAGACCGAGCAGTACTCGATCGTCGGCGGCCCGCAGAAGGAGCTCGACTACGAGGCCAACGGCGAGCGCACCACCAGCTACCGCGGTGACAGCGGCGTCAGCCTGTCCAACGCCTTCAACCGCGCCGCGTACGCCGTGGCGTTCAGCGAGCCGCAGATCCTGTACTCGGGGGCCATCGGCGACGGTTCGCGCATCCTCTACAACCGCACGCCGAAGCAGCGCGTCGAGGCGGTCGCCCCCTGGCTGACCATCGACGGCGACGCGTACCCGGCCGTGGTCGGCGGCCGCATCCAGTGGATCGTGGACGCGTACACGACGACCAACGGCTACCCGTACGCCTCCCGTACGACCCTCGGTGACAGCACGGCGGACTCGCTGACCGCGGGCAACCAGACCCGCACGGTCGTCGCCCAGCAGAACCAGGTCAACTACATCCGCAACTCGGTGAAGGCCACCGTGGACGCCTACGACGGCACGGTGAAGCTGTACCAGTGGGACACCAAGGACCCGGTCCTCAGGACCTGGATGAAGGCGTTCCCCGGCACGGTGCAGCCCAAGAGCGCCATCAGCGACGAGCTGAAGTCCCACCTGCGGTACCCGCAGGACATGTTCAAGGTCCAGCGCGAGCTGCTCACCCGGTACCACGTGCGCGACGCCGCGCAGTTCTACAGCGGCTCCGACGCCTGGCAGGTGCCGGCCGACCCGACGAAGAAGGACGGCAACGCGGTCCCGCCGTACTACCTGAGCATGAAAATGCCCGGGGACACGCAGCAGCGGTTCTCGCTGACGACGACGTTCACCCCCAACGGGCGGCCCAACCTGGGCGCGTTCATGGCCGTGGACGCCGACGCGACCAGCAAGGACTACGGCCGGATAAGGCTGTTGAGGGTCACGTCCGAGGTGCCGGGCCCCGCGCAGGTGCAGAGCAAGCTCAACAGCCTCCCCGACGTGGCGACGTTCGTCCGCGACATGAAGGGCGCCGACTCGGAGATCGAGTACGGCAACCTGCTCACCGTGCCGCTGGACGGCGGGTTCCTGTACGTCGAGCCGGTCTACGCCCAGGGCCGCAGCGCGCTCTACCCGCTGCTGAAGAAGGTGGCCGTCTCGTACATCGACGCGAGCAAGCCTGAGGGCGACGCCACGAAGGACACGACGGTGTTCGAGAACAGCCTCACGGACGCGCTGAACGCGGTGTTCGGGGTGGAGGGCGAGACGCCCACGACCCCGCCGTCGGACACCCCGCAGGAGCCGAGGCCCCCGGCCACCGGCGAGGAGGGGCTCAAGCGGGCCATCGCGGACGCCCAGAAGGCGTTCAACGACGGTGAGGCGGCGCTGAAGAAGGGCGACTGGGAGGCGTACGGCAAGGCGCAGCAGGCCCTCCAGGAGGCGCTGGAGCAGGCCGCCAAGGCCGACGCCGAACGCAAGGCCACCGACCAGAAGCCAGCACCTGGCCAGCAGCCGTCACCCGCCCCGTCGGCACCTGCCGCCCCATCGGCACCGGCCACTCCGTCGGCACCTGCCGCCCCATCGGCACCTGCCGCGCCGGGCGGTACCGGCTGA
- a CDS encoding PPA1309 family protein, producing MSNVSPSGPPMAASPLTRAVLEIDEYAAGLGWDQPARLFALVDTARLRADEPELAAQLGLDSDEAAAPLTPIEQDELPSGAPLDEFLATVAWPDAVTGCALTVERLMLPPSAEGSVPDGLDEAGLARWVAAHPDRQEVRMTVAVLRDGARESAIRLREKDSPTEVLTGSDLVPGLAEALSATFEG from the coding sequence ATGTCCAATGTTTCTCCCTCCGGCCCTCCGATGGCCGCCAGTCCGCTCACACGCGCGGTCCTCGAAATCGACGAGTACGCGGCGGGGCTCGGCTGGGACCAGCCGGCCCGCCTGTTCGCCCTGGTGGACACGGCGCGGCTGCGCGCCGACGAGCCGGAGCTGGCCGCCCAGCTCGGGCTCGACTCCGACGAGGCGGCCGCGCCCCTCACCCCGATCGAGCAGGACGAGCTGCCGTCCGGCGCCCCGCTGGACGAGTTCCTCGCGACGGTCGCCTGGCCCGACGCGGTCACCGGCTGCGCCCTCACCGTGGAGCGGCTGATGCTCCCGCCGTCCGCCGAGGGCTCCGTGCCCGACGGCCTGGACGAGGCGGGGCTGGCCAGATGGGTGGCCGCCCACCCGGACCGGCAGGAGGTGCGGATGACGGTGGCCGTGCTGCGGGACGGGGCGCGCGAGTCGGCGATCCGGCTGCGCGAGAAGGACTCCCCGACGGAGGTCCTGACCGGCTCCGACCTGGTGCCGGGGCTCGCGGAGGCCCTGTCGGCGACGTTCGAGGGCTGA
- a CDS encoding SDR family oxidoreductase, whose protein sequence is MSSPDPQVRAARNRSTPSAARGPVVAVTGAASGVGDLLTRRLVASEEIKQVVAIDERRGDVAEARWHILDVRDPAIAEKLRGADVVVHLALDLDLETDAAARTAYNVRGTQTVLTAAAAAGVRRVVLCTSAMVYGALPDNDIPLSEDAELRATAEATGVGDLMEIERLARRAPRAHPGLNITVVRPAILVGGTDTALTRYFESPRLLVVAGSRPAWQFCHVEDLVSALEYAALEKVDGEFAVGCDGWLEQEEVEELSGIRRMELPSAVALGAAARLHRIGLTPSPAGDLAYTMHPWVVSVGRLHDAGWRPSWTNEEVLAALLEEVAGRHTVAGRRLGRKDATAAGAAGATVALLGTAALVRRARRRRGL, encoded by the coding sequence GTGAGTTCCCCAGATCCGCAGGTTCGCGCAGCGCGAAACCGTTCAACCCCCTCCGCCGCCCGGGGCCCCGTCGTCGCGGTCACCGGAGCCGCGTCCGGCGTCGGCGACCTGCTGACCCGGCGCCTCGTCGCGTCCGAGGAGATCAAGCAGGTCGTAGCCATCGACGAGCGCCGCGGCGACGTGGCGGAGGCCCGCTGGCACATCCTCGACGTGCGGGACCCGGCCATCGCCGAGAAGCTGCGCGGCGCGGACGTCGTGGTGCACCTGGCGCTCGACCTCGACCTGGAGACCGACGCCGCCGCCCGCACGGCGTACAACGTACGCGGTACGCAGACGGTGCTCACGGCCGCCGCGGCGGCGGGGGTACGCCGCGTCGTCCTGTGCACCTCCGCCATGGTGTACGGCGCCCTCCCCGACAACGACATCCCGCTCTCCGAGGACGCCGAGCTGCGGGCCACCGCCGAGGCGACCGGGGTGGGCGACCTGATGGAGATCGAGCGCCTCGCGCGCAGGGCGCCCCGCGCGCACCCGGGGCTCAACATCACCGTCGTACGCCCCGCCATCCTCGTCGGCGGCACCGACACGGCCCTGACCCGCTACTTCGAGTCGCCGCGGCTGCTCGTCGTCGCCGGATCGCGGCCCGCCTGGCAGTTCTGCCACGTCGAGGACCTGGTCAGCGCGCTGGAGTACGCGGCGCTGGAGAAGGTCGACGGCGAGTTCGCGGTCGGCTGCGACGGGTGGCTGGAGCAGGAGGAGGTCGAGGAGCTCAGCGGCATCCGGCGCATGGAGCTGCCGTCGGCGGTCGCCCTGGGCGCGGCGGCCCGGCTGCACCGCATCGGCCTCACCCCGTCGCCCGCGGGCGACCTCGCGTACACGATGCACCCCTGGGTGGTGAGCGTCGGGCGGCTCCACGACGCGGGCTGGCGGCCGTCCTGGACCAACGAGGAGGTGCTGGCCGCGCTCCTGGAGGAGGTCGCGGGACGGCACACCGTCGCGGGCCGCCGCCTGGGCCGCAAGGACGCCACGGCGGCGGGAGCGGCGGGCGCCACGGTCGCGCTGCTCGGCACGGCGGCCCTCGTCCGCCGGGCCCGCCGCCGCAGGGGGCTGTAG
- a CDS encoding molybdenum cofactor biosynthesis protein MoaE → MAALYDHPGERAADQPVRLLAIRDTPLSLDEVFRAVGDDAAGGTALFVGTVRNHDGGADVDALGYSSHPTAEAELRRVAEKVVADFPVRALAAVHRVGDLAVGDLAVVVAVSCPHRAEAFAACRKLIDDLKHEVPIWKHQRFSDGTEEWVGSC, encoded by the coding sequence ATGGCTGCCCTCTACGACCACCCCGGCGAGCGCGCCGCCGACCAGCCGGTCCGGCTGCTGGCGATCCGCGACACGCCGCTCTCCCTGGACGAGGTGTTCCGGGCCGTCGGCGACGACGCCGCCGGCGGCACCGCCCTCTTCGTCGGGACCGTCCGCAACCACGACGGCGGCGCCGACGTGGACGCCCTCGGCTACTCCAGCCACCCCACCGCCGAGGCCGAGCTGCGGCGCGTGGCGGAGAAGGTCGTCGCCGACTTCCCCGTACGCGCCCTCGCCGCCGTCCACCGGGTGGGCGACCTGGCCGTGGGGGACCTCGCCGTGGTCGTCGCCGTGTCGTGCCCGCACCGCGCGGAGGCGTTCGCGGCGTGCCGGAAGCTGATCGACGACCTCAAGCACGAGGTGCCGATCTGGAAGCACCAGCGCTTCTCCGACGGCACCGAGGAGTGGGTCGGCTCCTGCTGA
- a CDS encoding tetratricopeptide repeat protein, which produces MECMGDRATLLETGRFERQHAGGAAEAIDHADAAPETTGGWNAAAMDAAMDFAEATADTVETEARHRSAADDGDTASMSVLGAMLLRRGDLDGAEPYLRAATAAGDRAAANNLGVLLHQRGYPDEAAGWWRVAAVAGSAAAAHALGRHHRERGDEPAAEYWLRQSAEQGHALGAYALADLMEHRGDRGAERWLRVAAEQGHREAAYRLARALERQAAKDPTDTLTGMVVTGDAVPPDESADTDDSVEQWYRQAAARGHRRAALHLGAILEKRGEVKEAGRWYLMAAKDGEPRAACALGFLLRDAGDEESAAVWWLRAAQDGDGNAANALGALHAARGEYQTAERWYRAATDAGDVNGAYNLGLLFAAQGRTAQAEQWYRRAAYAGHREAANALAILLLQAGDPHGAEPWFSKAAEAGSVDAAFNLGILYAGRDDDRTALSWYERAAAAGHTEAALQVGMARLRDGDEEEAERHLRCAAGSGSAEAAFRLATVLDARQPPPEPHTLGQPQLPKTECEEWYERAAEQGHRRAQVRVGMLAAARGDVAEAARWYREAAEAGSRNGAFNLGLLLARDGNEREAALWWSRAARAGHGRAALRLALLAARRGELAEGRRWCARAVELGPAEVAERAARLSEALHQELTA; this is translated from the coding sequence ATGGAATGCATGGGGGACAGGGCGACGCTGTTGGAGACTGGGCGGTTCGAGCGACAGCACGCCGGAGGGGCCGCGGAGGCGATCGACCACGCCGACGCCGCACCGGAGACCACGGGGGGATGGAACGCCGCCGCGATGGACGCCGCGATGGACTTCGCGGAGGCCACCGCCGACACCGTCGAGACCGAGGCGCGGCACCGCAGCGCCGCCGACGACGGGGACACCGCGTCGATGAGCGTCCTGGGCGCCATGCTGCTGCGCCGCGGCGACCTGGACGGCGCCGAGCCCTATCTGCGCGCCGCCACCGCCGCGGGTGACCGCGCCGCCGCCAACAATTTGGGTGTCCTCCTCCACCAGCGCGGCTACCCCGACGAGGCCGCCGGCTGGTGGCGCGTCGCCGCCGTCGCCGGTTCCGCCGCCGCCGCCCACGCGCTGGGCCGCCACCACCGCGAGCGCGGCGACGAACCGGCCGCCGAGTACTGGCTGCGCCAGTCCGCCGAGCAGGGCCACGCCCTCGGCGCGTACGCCCTCGCCGACCTCATGGAGCACCGCGGCGACAGGGGCGCCGAGCGCTGGCTGCGCGTCGCCGCCGAGCAGGGCCACCGCGAGGCCGCGTACCGCCTCGCGCGCGCCCTGGAGCGGCAGGCCGCCAAGGACCCGACGGACACCCTCACCGGGATGGTCGTCACCGGCGACGCCGTGCCGCCGGACGAGAGCGCCGACACGGACGACAGCGTCGAGCAGTGGTACCGCCAGGCCGCCGCGCGCGGCCACCGCAGGGCCGCGCTGCACCTCGGCGCCATCCTGGAGAAGCGCGGCGAGGTCAAGGAGGCCGGCCGCTGGTACCTGATGGCCGCCAAGGACGGCGAGCCGCGCGCGGCGTGCGCCCTCGGCTTCCTGCTGCGCGACGCGGGCGACGAGGAGAGCGCCGCCGTGTGGTGGCTGCGCGCCGCCCAGGACGGCGACGGCAACGCCGCCAACGCGCTCGGCGCCCTGCATGCCGCGCGCGGTGAGTACCAGACCGCCGAGCGCTGGTACCGGGCCGCCACGGACGCCGGGGACGTGAACGGCGCCTACAACCTGGGCCTGCTGTTCGCCGCCCAGGGCCGCACCGCCCAGGCCGAGCAGTGGTACCGCCGCGCCGCCTACGCCGGGCACCGCGAGGCCGCCAACGCCCTGGCGATCCTCCTGCTCCAGGCGGGCGACCCGCACGGGGCGGAGCCCTGGTTCTCCAAGGCCGCCGAGGCGGGCAGCGTCGACGCCGCGTTCAACCTCGGCATCCTCTACGCGGGCCGCGACGACGACCGTACGGCCCTGAGCTGGTACGAGCGCGCCGCGGCGGCCGGGCACACCGAGGCCGCCCTCCAGGTCGGCATGGCCCGGCTCCGCGACGGCGACGAGGAGGAGGCCGAGCGGCACCTGCGGTGCGCGGCGGGCAGCGGCAGCGCCGAGGCGGCGTTCCGGCTCGCCACCGTGCTGGACGCGCGGCAGCCGCCGCCCGAGCCGCACACGCTCGGCCAGCCGCAGCTGCCGAAGACCGAGTGCGAGGAGTGGTACGAGCGTGCCGCCGAGCAGGGCCACCGGCGCGCCCAGGTGCGGGTCGGCATGCTCGCCGCCGCGCGCGGCGACGTGGCGGAGGCCGCCCGCTGGTACCGGGAGGCCGCCGAGGCCGGCAGCCGCAACGGCGCGTTCAACCTGGGCCTGCTGCTCGCCCGCGACGGCAACGAGCGGGAGGCCGCCCTGTGGTGGAGCCGCGCCGCGCGGGCCGGGCACGGGCGTGCCGCGCTGCGGCTGGCGCTGCTGGCCGCCCGGCGCGGCGAACTGGCCGAGGGGCGGCGGTGGTGCGCCCGCGCCGTGGAGCTCGGTCCGGCGGAGGTCGCCGAGCGGGCGGCCCGGCTGAGCGAGGCGCTGCACCAGGAGCTGACCGCGTAG
- a CDS encoding YlbL family protein: MPRRTATLLAATLSLIALLCAGVLIPVPYSEMSPGPTVNTLGDSGGEPVLRISGHETYPTSGHLNMTTVRVTGAEYRMNIVEAVAGWLADDSVVVPHETLYPNGKTEEQSTQENAEEFSQSQESARVAALRQLRLPVATRVVVSSVQKGSPAEGRLHAGDVIKSVDGVPVREPKDVAAVVTKRKPGAPVDFTIVPAKDAAAAEKAGREPTTTEEITVRTKRAGDADRAIVGIQAGTDHTFPFQIDIKLDDVGGPSAGLMFALGIVDKLTPGPLTGGRFVAGTGTIDETGRVGPIGGIEMKLVGARQAGASYFLTPAANCPTAAAATPDGLTLIKVDTIADAVKSLEKVGKGDTAGLPSCSRS, from the coding sequence ATGCCACGCCGCACCGCGACGCTGCTCGCCGCCACCCTCTCCCTCATCGCGCTGCTCTGCGCGGGAGTGCTCATCCCGGTGCCCTACTCCGAGATGAGCCCCGGGCCGACGGTCAACACGCTCGGTGACTCCGGCGGCGAGCCGGTCCTGCGGATCTCCGGCCACGAGACGTACCCGACGTCCGGCCACCTCAACATGACGACCGTCAGAGTCACCGGTGCGGAGTACAGGATGAACATCGTCGAGGCCGTCGCCGGATGGCTCGCCGACGACAGCGTGGTCGTCCCGCACGAGACGCTCTACCCGAACGGCAAGACCGAGGAGCAGTCCACGCAGGAGAACGCCGAGGAGTTCAGCCAGTCCCAGGAGAGCGCCCGCGTGGCCGCGCTCCGGCAGCTGCGCCTCCCCGTGGCGACGCGCGTGGTCGTCTCGTCCGTCCAGAAGGGCAGCCCCGCCGAGGGCAGACTGCACGCGGGGGACGTGATCAAGTCGGTGGACGGCGTGCCCGTACGGGAGCCCAAGGACGTGGCGGCCGTCGTCACCAAGCGGAAGCCCGGCGCCCCCGTGGACTTCACCATCGTCCCCGCCAAGGACGCCGCCGCGGCGGAGAAGGCCGGCCGTGAGCCGACCACCACCGAGGAGATCACGGTCAGGACCAAGCGGGCGGGCGACGCGGACCGGGCGATCGTCGGCATCCAGGCCGGCACCGACCACACGTTCCCGTTCCAGATCGACATCAAGCTGGACGACGTCGGCGGGCCGAGCGCCGGACTGATGTTCGCGCTCGGCATCGTGGACAAGCTGACCCCCGGCCCGCTGACGGGCGGCCGCTTCGTCGCCGGTACGGGCACGATCGACGAGACGGGCAGGGTCGGCCCCATCGGCGGCATCGAGATGAAGCTGGTCGGCGCCCGCCAGGCCGGGGCCTCGTACTTCCTGACCCCCGCCGCGAACTGCCCGACGGCCGCGGCGGCCACCCCCGACGGGCTGACGCTGATCAAGGTGGACACGATCGCGGACGCGGTGAAGTCGCTGGAGAAGGTCGGCAAGGGAGACACGGCGGGGCTCCCCAGCTGCTCCCGGAGCTGA
- a CDS encoding NUDIX hydrolase, giving the protein MSLYDDAVLVLKGYEDQAELRDLYLDHLAAHGDDAMWKPCAAGHLTASALVVDPERGRVLLTLHRKLRMWLQMGGHCEPEDRTMALAALREGTEESGIPGLTLLPGGPVRLDRHLTPCAWHLDVQYAAVAPPGAVEAISDESLDLRWFAYDEVASVADESVVRLLERTRARL; this is encoded by the coding sequence GTGAGCCTGTACGACGACGCGGTCCTCGTCCTGAAGGGGTACGAGGACCAGGCCGAGCTGCGCGACCTGTACCTGGACCACCTCGCGGCGCACGGGGACGACGCGATGTGGAAGCCCTGCGCCGCCGGGCACCTGACGGCGAGCGCGCTGGTAGTGGACCCGGAGCGCGGCCGGGTGCTGCTGACCCTGCACCGGAAGCTGCGCATGTGGCTCCAGATGGGCGGCCACTGCGAGCCCGAGGACCGCACGATGGCCCTGGCGGCGCTGCGTGAGGGCACGGAGGAGTCCGGCATCCCGGGTCTGACGCTGCTGCCTGGCGGCCCGGTGCGGCTGGACCGGCACCTGACGCCGTGCGCCTGGCACCTGGACGTGCAGTACGCGGCGGTGGCCCCGCCGGGCGCGGTGGAGGCGATCAGCGACGAGTCGCTGGACCTGCGCTGGTTCGCGTACGACGAGGTGGCCTCGGTCGCCGACGAGTCGGTGGTCCGGCTGCTGGAGCGGACGCGGGCCCGCTTGTAG
- a CDS encoding zinc-dependent metalloprotease — MSDTPFGFGLPPEEPDDGDEGKKKPEGGANPFGFGGLPGGPGGADNPFAAMFGSFNPADLGAAFQQLGQMLSYEGGPVNWDMAKQIARQAVSQGTPDGTKDASVGPADRKAVEEAVRLADLWLDGVTSLPSGSATAVAWSRAEWVEATLPAWQQLVDPVAERVGTAMGDVLPQEMQAMAGPLIGMMRSMGGAMFGQQIGQAVGVLAGEVVGSTDIGLPLGPAGKAALLPLNVTAFGRDLSVPLDEVRLYLALREAAHQRLFAHVPWLRSHLFGAVEGYARGIKVDTSKLEDAVAQLDPSNPEQLQEALQQGMFQPEDTAEQKAALARLETALALVEGWVDAVVHAAAGSRLSSADALRETLRRRRASGGPAEQTFATLIGLQLRPRRLRDASRLWASLTDARGVDGRDALWAHPDMLPTATDLDDPDGFVHREHLDFSELDKMLGEAANRPDEDDADGEGDSDGEGGGDGGPGKDGKDGGSGE, encoded by the coding sequence GTGAGCGACACCCCATTCGGATTCGGCCTTCCGCCGGAGGAGCCGGACGACGGCGACGAGGGCAAGAAGAAGCCCGAGGGTGGTGCCAACCCCTTCGGGTTCGGCGGGCTGCCCGGAGGCCCCGGCGGCGCGGACAACCCGTTCGCCGCGATGTTCGGGTCCTTCAACCCGGCGGACCTGGGCGCCGCCTTCCAGCAGCTCGGCCAGATGCTCAGCTACGAGGGCGGTCCCGTGAACTGGGACATGGCCAAGCAGATCGCCCGCCAGGCCGTCTCGCAGGGCACCCCGGACGGCACGAAGGACGCCAGCGTCGGCCCCGCCGATCGGAAGGCCGTCGAGGAGGCCGTGCGCCTGGCCGACCTGTGGCTGGACGGCGTGACGTCCCTGCCCTCCGGTTCGGCCACCGCGGTCGCCTGGTCGCGCGCGGAGTGGGTCGAGGCGACGCTGCCCGCGTGGCAGCAGCTGGTCGATCCGGTCGCGGAGCGCGTCGGCACGGCCATGGGCGATGTGCTGCCGCAGGAGATGCAGGCCATGGCGGGCCCGCTGATCGGCATGATGCGCTCCATGGGCGGCGCCATGTTCGGCCAGCAGATCGGCCAGGCCGTGGGCGTGCTGGCGGGCGAGGTGGTCGGTTCGACCGACATCGGCCTGCCGCTCGGCCCGGCCGGGAAGGCCGCGCTGCTCCCGCTGAACGTGACCGCCTTCGGCCGTGACCTGAGCGTCCCACTGGACGAGGTGCGGCTGTACCTGGCGCTGCGCGAGGCCGCCCACCAGCGGCTCTTCGCCCATGTGCCGTGGCTGCGCTCGCACCTGTTCGGCGCGGTCGAGGGCTACGCGCGCGGGATCAAGGTAGACACGTCCAAGCTGGAGGACGCGGTCGCGCAGCTCGACCCGTCGAATCCGGAGCAGCTCCAGGAAGCACTTCAGCAGGGCATGTTCCAGCCGGAGGACACGGCCGAGCAGAAGGCGGCCCTGGCCCGGCTGGAGACGGCACTCGCGCTGGTCGAGGGCTGGGTGGACGCGGTGGTCCACGCGGCGGCCGGTTCCCGGCTGTCCTCGGCGGACGCGCTGCGGGAGACGCTGCGCCGCCGCCGCGCCTCAGGTGGCCCCGCCGAGCAGACCTTCGCGACGCTGATCGGCCTCCAGCTGCGGCCGCGCCGCCTGCGGGACGCCTCGCGTCTGTGGGCGTCGCTGACCGACGCGCGCGGCGTGGACGGCCGGGACGCCCTGTGGGCGCACCCCGACATGCTGCCGACGGCCACGGACCTGGACGACCCGGACGGCTTCGTGCACCGGGAGCACCTGGACTTCTCCGAGCTGGACAAGATGCTCGGCGAGGCCGCCAACCGGCCGGACGAGGACGACGCGGACGGCGAGGGCGACTCGGACGGCGAGGGCGGCGGCGACGGCGGTCCTGGCAAGGACGGCAAGGACGGCGGCAGCGGCGAGTGA
- a CDS encoding Fur family transcriptional regulator, translated as MSDLLERLRGRGWRMTAQRRVVAEVLDGDHVHLTADEVHARAAERLPEISRATVYNTLGELVSLGEVLEVSTDRRAKRYDPNAHRPHHHLVCARCGAIRDVHPTGNPLSDLPDSERFGFTISDVEVTYRGLCPSCAGA; from the coding sequence ATGAGTGACCTGTTGGAACGCCTGCGCGGCCGCGGCTGGCGGATGACCGCGCAGCGTCGCGTCGTGGCCGAGGTCCTGGACGGAGACCATGTCCACCTGACCGCCGACGAGGTCCACGCGCGCGCGGCCGAGCGACTGCCCGAGATCTCCCGCGCGACCGTGTACAACACGCTCGGCGAGCTGGTCAGCCTGGGCGAGGTCCTCGAGGTGTCCACGGACCGCCGCGCCAAGCGGTACGACCCGAACGCCCACCGCCCGCACCACCACCTGGTGTGCGCGCGCTGCGGCGCGATCCGCGATGTCCACCCGACGGGCAACCCCTTGTCGGACCTGCCGGACTCGGAGCGCTTCGGCTTCACGATCTCCGACGTGGAGGTCACGTACCGCGGCCTCTGCCCGTCCTGCGCGGGCGCCTGA